The Solidesulfovibrio fructosivorans JJ] genome contains a region encoding:
- a CDS encoding ATP-binding protein, producing the protein MFEKQSFPGGMRLRFSATLPLLDRAVDETVRFVTGQNASGSLFDVKLLLREALLNAVVHGSRSDPERHVSLEVRAFEGRLTLVVTDQGPGFDWRAGLASMAPPEATSGRGLTILTLYADDVRYNAAGNAVTLAKAVPGLRGPAAAPEDGDNIQRSTDMDDIRIEDGTAVVSPAGDIVASVADALRARFKELLQEHPGGLVIDLARVELIDSVGIGLLIAVHNTLGKKGGRLVLRNVNPDLAALLRTMRLDKHFQVETAS; encoded by the coding sequence ATGTTCGAGAAGCAATCCTTTCCCGGCGGCATGCGCCTGCGCTTCTCGGCTACGTTGCCCCTGCTCGACCGGGCCGTGGACGAAACGGTGCGCTTCGTGACCGGCCAGAACGCCAGCGGAAGCCTGTTCGACGTCAAGCTGTTGTTGCGCGAGGCGCTGTTAAACGCCGTGGTCCACGGGAGCCGCAGCGACCCCGAACGCCATGTGAGCCTCGAGGTCCGGGCCTTCGAAGGGCGGCTGACCCTCGTCGTCACCGACCAGGGGCCGGGCTTCGACTGGCGCGCCGGGCTGGCCAGCATGGCCCCGCCCGAGGCCACCAGCGGCCGGGGGCTCACCATCCTCACCCTGTACGCCGACGACGTGCGCTACAACGCCGCCGGCAACGCCGTGACGCTTGCCAAGGCCGTACCCGGTCTGCGCGGGCCGGCGGCCGCCCCGGAAGACGGGGACAACATCCAGCGGAGCACCGATATGGACGACATTCGCATCGAGGACGGCACGGCCGTCGTTTCCCCGGCGGGGGACATCGTCGCCTCCGTGGCCGACGCGCTTCGCGCCCGGTTCAAGGAGCTGCTGCAGGAACATCCCGGCGGCCTCGTCATCGACCTGGCCCGGGTGGAACTGATCGACTCCGTGGGCATCGGCCTTCTCATCGCCGTGCACAACACGCTCGGCAAAAAGGGCGGCCGGCTGGTCCTTCGCAACGTCAACCCCGACCTAGCGGCGCTTTTGCGCACCATGCGCCTGGACAAGCATTTTCAGGTCGAAACCGCTTCGTGA